A window of Gemmatimonadota bacterium genomic DNA:
GGCGATGAGTTGTGCGTCGGGGATGTGTGCGATGCCGTCGAGTACCATGTTCTGATGCCCGTCGCTGCCGATTTGTGCAATTTTGAGTGGCATGGTGTTCTTGCTCCTGTTGTTGAGATTTGGAAGGATGGTTTTAATTAACGGAGGAATAAATGCTTTCGCAAAAGTATTCGGAAGACGTGTTAAAAGATATTTTGATTCCGCGGGATGAATGGCGGCCTTTTCCCACGGCGCTGATGCGCTATGCGTGGGATGCATTGCCAGAAGGCGTTCGACAGGCGCAAATTGCGCGGGGGGAAGAGCACCTGAATTTTGACTGGCCGGGCGTGCCCGCGGTGCGGTTTTTGGATTATGCGCGCAATGGCAATCGCTCGCGGTACGAGAGCTTGAGTTTTGGGCGGCGCACGGCGCTGTCCAATCTGGTTCTGGCAGAGTGCGTGGAGGGCAAAGGCAGATTTTTGGATGATATTGCCAATGGTATCTGGTGTATTTGCGAGGAGTCTTTTTGGGGTGTGCCCGCGCATATTGGCGTGCAAAAGGCGGGTAGTGGGCTGCCGGATACGGCTGAGCCGATTGTCGATTTGTTCGCCGCAGAGACGTCGGAATTGCTGGCGTGGACAGTGTATTTGCTTGGCGCGCAACTCAATGCGATTTCGCCTTTGATTGTGCCGCGCATTGCGCGTGAAATGCAATATCGCATTTTGACGCCTTTGTTGGAGCGCGAAGATTTTGGCTGGATGGGATATTCGGGTGCGCGCGTGAATAATTGGAATCCGTGGATTGTGTCGAATTGGTTGACTTCTACTTTGTTGATGGAGACCGATGATGCGCGTCGGGTTGCGTCGGTGTTTAAGGCGATGCAGACGGTGGATCATTTTATCGATCCGTATCCGAAGGATGGAGGATGTGATGAGGGCCCGGGCTATTGGGGGCGTGCTGGGGCATCGCTTTACGATTGTTTGGAGTGGCTTTACAGTGCAACGGGTGGGGCGATTGATGTGTACGATGAGCCGCTCGTTCAGAATATTGGCAAGTTTATCTATCGGGTGCAGATTGCGGATCGGTATTTTATCAATTTTGCCGATGCATCGCCTGTGGTGATGCCGGCTTTTGCAGTTGTCTATGGCTATGGCAAGCGGATTGGGGATGACGCGATGGTGGCTCTCGGGGCGTGGTCTGCAAGACAACAGGGTGTTGCCGAGAAGGGGATTTCGGAGTCTTTTGGGAGCATGGGACGCGCATTGCCCGCGTTGTTTTCTCTGAATGAGATTCTCGATGAAGAGGCGGCGTTACCGTTGCCGCGCGATGTGTTTTTGGATGAGATTGAGGTGTTTGTCGCACGCGATCAGGGGGGATCGGTAGATGGGTTTTTTGTGGGGGCAAAGGGCGGGCACAATGCCGAGAGTCACAATCACAATGATATCGGGCATGTGGTGGTCTATCTGGATGGGAAACCCGTGCTTGTGGATGCGGGTGTCGAGACTTATACGGCTAAGACGTTTAGTAGTGAGCGGTATGACATCTGGACGATGCAATCCCAATATCACACGTTGCCGACGGTGAATGGACAGATGCAGATTCCCGGGCGGGTTTATTCCGAGGCGGGGATTGATTATCACTACGATATTGCCGCTCGAGATGTGTCTTATGCGTCGAGCGAGGCGGATGCGACGTTTACTCTGGATCTGGCGCAAGCCTATCCGCCAGAGGCTCAGATTGATTCGTGGAAGAGGACGGTTGTTTTGCATCGCGGCGAGGGTGTGACGATTGCAGACCGATATGCGTTAAAAGCCGTGACGGGCGATGTTGTGATGAATGTGTTGACGGCGTGTGGCGTTGAGGATGGGGGTGATGGTACAATTGCGTTGAATGAGGTAGAGTTGGCGGATGGTCGCAGGTCGGGCGCAGCGCGTTTGCACTACGATGCGGATGTGTTCGATGTGGCGATTGAGGATATCGCGATTGAAGATGCGCGATTGAAGACTGTTTGGGGCGATTTGTTGCGAAGAATCACGCTGACGGTTAAGAATCCCGAGCCGCAGGGCGGGTGGACGATTCGAGTGACGCGGTGATGTTGGATTTTTAAAACTAAAAAAGGAGTACTGTCATGGGGCGTGCTCCTTTTTTTTATCGGACTATTCGATTAAGGCTTCGGAGATAGCGTCGTGAAATTCGGGGCGGAGGTGGGCAATTTGATTGTTCTCTCGGGTGGGGTGTACGCGGTTGGTGAGGAGGATGACGCCGAGGTCCCGTATGGGGTCTCCCCATACGGATGTGCCGGTGAATCCGAGGATGCCGAAGGCTTGTTCGCTAAAGTAGCGACCGCTCGAACTTGCACCGGGAGAGACGGTGTCCCAGCCGAGTGCCCAGGTGCTGTTGGGCGCGAGGTTGGCGCGGGTGGTGAATTGTGGAATGCTCCGTTTTGGAAAGATGCTTGTGCCGAGCCAGGCGAGCAGGCATTTCGACAGGTCATGCGCTGTGGAAAAAAGGCCAGCGTGGGAGGCGATACCACCCATTGCGGCGGTGTTTTCATCGTGGACTTCACCGTGTACGAGGTGATCGCGCAAGTCGGAGCCATCTTCCGTGGGCGCAATGCGGTGTTTGAGATGGGGTGGTGGGCAGTACAATGTGTCGTTCATTTTGAGCGGTTCGAGTATGTGCTGTTTGACGAGGTGATCCAGGCGATGGCCGCCGATGGTTTCGAGGATTTTACCCAGGGTGAGAAAGCCCAGGTCGCTGTACACGGTGTCTGCGCCGGGTTCATAAGTTAAGGGGTGTTGGCAGGCTGCGTTGAGCATGGCATCGCGGATGTCAATATCATATGTTGTGCGTTGGTTTTCGTACAGGTGAACATGCGCGGGCAGGCCGCTGCAATGGGCGAGTAGATGCCGGACTGTGACGCGATTTTTGTTTTTTCCGGTGAAGGAGGGGATATAAAATTGCACGGGTGCGTCGAGGTTGAGGCGATCTTTATCGACAAATAACATGCAGAGTGTTGTGGTGGCGATGACTTTGGTGACGGAAGCGAGGTCGTAGATGGTGTTGATTTGTACGGGTGTCGCGTTGGGGTAATAGGTGTGGTGGCCCACAGCCCAGGAGGTGACGATGCCCGCACGGCGCAGGACGAGACCGACAGCACCGGGGGTGGTGCGCGTATGCACATGGCGTTGTAGTACTTGACGGGCGCGGTCGAGTTTTTGTGAATTAAAACCGAGTTGTTCGGGTGTCATTTGTGTCTCCCAGTTCCCAGCCTCTTGCACGTAGCATTTCTGTGTTCTATATTGTTGAAAGTACGAGACAAAAACAAGGAAAATTTGATAGAGGAAGGGCGTTTTATGATATATCGATATATCTTTGGAGTGGGCGCATTTATCGCTCTGTTTTTTGCAATGTGTATGCCGGCTGAGGGACAGGTGAATGTGGAACGGCTCGAGAGCATTGCGCGACATGTAGCACGGGCGGTTTTAGCTGAGGGGGATTCTCTGACGGCAGAGCAGGTCGCATGGGTCGAGCGCATGACCGCGCAATTGGCAAAGGATGCGGCATTTCTCGATGAGCAAAAACAGCGGTTGGAAGAAGTGCGCATGGAAAGAGATGAATCGATTCGGAATATCGCAAGTCAGGTTGCCAAGGGGATCGGTGTTCTGATTGCCCTGCTAATTTTGTGGGCGATTTTTCGTGCCTTTAAA
This region includes:
- the cutA gene encoding divalent cation tolerance protein CutA; translated protein: MIYRYIFGVGAFIALFFAMCMPAEGQVNVERLESIARHVARAVLAEGDSLTAEQVAWVERMTAQLAKDAAFLDEQKQRLEEVRMERDESIRNIASQVAKGIGVLIALLILWAIFRAFKRGLRAESGDDPLGVLIAMRTEARAQKLGAALVEENLATGGTVAPSIRSIYRREDGVREAAEAMVFLRTTRAQLSDLMDRAEELGGGKTPELVVIREG
- a CDS encoding serine hydrolase, with translation MTPEQLGFNSQKLDRARQVLQRHVHTRTTPGAVGLVLRRAGIVTSWAVGHHTYYPNATPVQINTIYDLASVTKVIATTTLCMLFVDKDRLNLDAPVQFYIPSFTGKNKNRVTVRHLLAHCSGLPAHVHLYENQRTTYDIDIRDAMLNAACQHPLTYEPGADTVYSDLGFLTLGKILETIGGHRLDHLVKQHILEPLKMNDTLYCPPPHLKHRIAPTEDGSDLRDHLVHGEVHDENTAAMGGIASHAGLFSTAHDLSKCLLAWLGTSIFPKRSIPQFTTRANLAPNSTWALGWDTVSPGASSSGRYFSEQAFGILGFTGTSVWGDPIRDLGVILLTNRVHPTRENNQIAHLRPEFHDAISEALIE
- a CDS encoding heparinase II/III family protein — translated: MLSQKYSEDVLKDILIPRDEWRPFPTALMRYAWDALPEGVRQAQIARGEEHLNFDWPGVPAVRFLDYARNGNRSRYESLSFGRRTALSNLVLAECVEGKGRFLDDIANGIWCICEESFWGVPAHIGVQKAGSGLPDTAEPIVDLFAAETSELLAWTVYLLGAQLNAISPLIVPRIAREMQYRILTPLLEREDFGWMGYSGARVNNWNPWIVSNWLTSTLLMETDDARRVASVFKAMQTVDHFIDPYPKDGGCDEGPGYWGRAGASLYDCLEWLYSATGGAIDVYDEPLVQNIGKFIYRVQIADRYFINFADASPVVMPAFAVVYGYGKRIGDDAMVALGAWSARQQGVAEKGISESFGSMGRALPALFSLNEILDEEAALPLPRDVFLDEIEVFVARDQGGSVDGFFVGAKGGHNAESHNHNDIGHVVVYLDGKPVLVDAGVETYTAKTFSSERYDIWTMQSQYHTLPTVNGQMQIPGRVYSEAGIDYHYDIAARDVSYASSEADATFTLDLAQAYPPEAQIDSWKRTVVLHRGEGVTIADRYALKAVTGDVVMNVLTACGVEDGGDGTIALNEVELADGRRSGAARLHYDADVFDVAIEDIAIEDARLKTVWGDLLRRITLTVKNPEPQGGWTIRVTR